In Oscillatoria acuminata PCC 6304, a single window of DNA contains:
- a CDS encoding glycosyltransferase family 2 protein, with amino-acid sequence MPLVSVVVPAYNVSKTIRDTLDSILKQTFSDFELIIINDGSTDNTLQVIEGVRDPRLQVFSYENGGLPEARNRGIARATGEFITFIDADDLWTPDKLERQVAALQQNPEAGLAYSWTCFMDSEGKSFSKDFPCYIEGNVYPRLLVGNFITSGSNVMLRASAIESVGLFDRTLKSIEDWEYWLRVAAKWPFVVVPQYQILYRQSATSMASKIDVMEKYSLLVIDRAFANAPAELQGLKKHSLANTYQYLARICVTHTPDAEKLKTGWENLQKAIRLHPQILLDKKVQRLLGKWMLLRMGSPDVSQYCLEKFGKMNPKNDPRRNNLNQEKAETNILEVDNQIQNFLNQGVL; translated from the coding sequence ATGCCATTAGTTTCTGTTGTTGTTCCGGCTTACAATGTTTCAAAAACGATTCGCGATACCCTCGATTCGATTTTAAAACAAACTTTTTCTGATTTTGAACTGATTATTATTAATGATGGCTCTACCGATAATACATTACAGGTTATCGAAGGAGTCCGAGACCCGAGACTTCAAGTCTTTTCTTATGAAAATGGCGGACTCCCTGAAGCGCGAAATCGGGGAATTGCTCGCGCAACAGGAGAGTTTATTACCTTTATTGATGCAGATGATTTGTGGACGCCAGATAAATTAGAGCGCCAGGTTGCTGCATTACAACAAAATCCGGAAGCAGGACTCGCTTATAGCTGGACCTGTTTTATGGATAGCGAAGGTAAATCCTTTAGTAAAGATTTTCCCTGCTATATTGAGGGGAATGTTTACCCCCGATTATTAGTCGGTAATTTCATTACCTCGGGGTCAAATGTGATGCTGCGGGCATCGGCAATTGAATCGGTAGGACTATTCGATCGCACCCTGAAATCCATCGAAGATTGGGAATATTGGTTACGGGTTGCAGCGAAATGGCCGTTTGTAGTCGTTCCCCAGTATCAAATCCTGTATCGACAATCGGCGACATCAATGGCCTCTAAAATTGATGTCATGGAAAAATATAGCCTCCTAGTCATCGATCGCGCCTTTGCCAACGCACCCGCAGAACTACAAGGACTGAAAAAACACAGTTTAGCCAATACCTATCAATATTTGGCCCGGATCTGCGTCACCCATACCCCAGATGCCGAAAAACTCAAAACCGGATGGGAAAATTTGCAAAAAGCGATTCGCTTGCACCCGCAAATCTTATTAGACAAAAAAGTTCAACGGCTGTTAGGAAAGTGGATGTTACTGCGGATGGGTTCTCCAGATGTTTCTCAGTATTGTCTGGAAAAATTTGGGAAAATGAATCCAAAAAACGACCCCCGTCGAAATAATCTGAATCAAGAAAAAGCCGAGACAAATATTTTGGAGGTTGACAATCAAATTCAAAACTTTCTAAATCAAGGGGTTTTGTAA
- a CDS encoding type II toxin-antitoxin system HicB family antitoxin codes for MNQLKYRVNIVWSEVDGAYLVELPEFATEIQRYFTDGETYEEALKNAQEVLELLIESYGAENRPLPQPQILEVV; via the coding sequence ATGAACCAACTTAAGTATCGGGTTAATATTGTTTGGTCTGAAGTAGATGGAGCTTATCTGGTAGAATTGCCGGAATTTGCTACAGAAATTCAGCGCTATTTTACCGATGGAGAGACTTATGAGGAAGCCCTCAAAAATGCTCAGGAGGTGCTGGAATTGCTGATTGAAAGTTATGGAGCAGAGAATAGACCTTTACCCCAACCACAAATTTTAGAGGTAGTATGA
- a CDS encoding type II toxin-antitoxin system HicA family toxin, with amino-acid sequence MPKKIRELKAILGKAGFECVRIRGSHERWMHPDVPELPITLAGKDSQDAKPYLEKLVKDALQQLEAQESDDEPT; translated from the coding sequence ATGCCTAAGAAAATTAGAGAATTGAAGGCCATACTGGGTAAAGCAGGTTTTGAATGTGTCCGAATTCGAGGAAGTCATGAGCGATGGATGCATCCAGATGTACCAGAATTGCCCATTACCCTAGCCGGAAAAGATAGTCAGGATGCTAAACCCTATTTAGAAAAGTTAGTCAAGGATGCTTTGCAACAGCTAGAAGCTCAGGAGTCGGATGATGAACCAACTTAA
- a CDS encoding GFA family protein — protein sequence MSITGSCLCGEVQFEIIGDFESFYLCHCKHCQKDTGSAHSSNLFSSSAQLIWHSGHDKIKIYQLPSTQHIKSFCSNCGSALPNLQMNDSLLVVPAGSLDRELSLMPNAHIFSDSRANWDRNLDRIFSYEKLPH from the coding sequence ATGAGCATTACAGGTTCCTGTTTATGTGGTGAAGTTCAATTTGAAATCATTGGTGATTTTGAAAGTTTCTATCTTTGTCACTGCAAACATTGTCAAAAAGACACGGGTTCAGCACATTCATCCAATTTGTTTTCTTCTTCGGCACAACTTATTTGGCATTCAGGCCACGATAAAATTAAGATATACCAACTCCCTTCAACTCAACACATTAAGAGTTTTTGTTCTAACTGTGGCTCGGCGTTGCCAAATCTTCAAATGAATGATTCGTTGCTTGTCGTGCCAGCCGGGAGCCTCGACCGAGAACTATCATTAATGCCTAACGCTCACATTTTTTCTGATAGTCGGGCAAATTGGGATCGAAATCTTGACCGTATATTTTCCTACGAAAAATTACCCCATTAA
- a CDS encoding alkaline phosphatase family protein, whose translation MRNPVIAIGLDAGDPNLLEKWMAQGHLKNLKSLRDRGAYGRLKTFDYYRAETPWTTFLTGASPEKTGYWAPVKLREGSYDVDAIEAYNFAEYQPFYALGDDYRAAIFDMPQAPLSDRVNGVQGLAWGAHSPQTPTHSKPEAFLSDIIAKHGEHPALHKDFASILDIPALQELQKKLETGIERRGQICKDLLQQDNWDFFLTIFGETHSAGHYFWHLSQPDHPLYPLVGNRYPGDPLLEIFEAIDTAIGEILTAAPDNANVVVFAAHGMDFNNMDLPSMVFLPEFLYRWNFPGKVGLAEGKMGQTPGGPLVGERAKRGFMGTLWSLKGDRNPLRGFLRRTLPTKIFSRIEPLFGSEPEPDLISPFEMQKKGDRLFFQTPCWYQPAWPRMKAFALPSFSEGYIRINLKGREPNGIVDPSEYDAVCQEITEKLYQLKDSRTGETMVQKVVRTRQTATDSDPKLPDADLVIIWQDKCASDTVESPEIGRIGPIPFNRTGSHRSDGFLALAGPDIQPGSTLPFGHSLDLAPTLLALLEAPIPTDCEGKPLINQPAVVR comes from the coding sequence ATGAGAAATCCTGTTATCGCCATTGGACTTGATGCTGGGGACCCGAATCTGCTGGAAAAATGGATGGCGCAAGGGCATTTAAAAAACTTAAAAAGTTTGCGCGATCGCGGAGCCTACGGACGACTTAAAACCTTTGATTATTATCGAGCCGAAACCCCTTGGACCACATTTTTAACTGGAGCTTCTCCGGAAAAAACCGGCTATTGGGCACCTGTGAAACTCAGAGAAGGGAGCTATGATGTCGATGCAATAGAAGCCTACAATTTTGCCGAATATCAACCTTTTTATGCCCTAGGGGATGATTATCGAGCGGCTATCTTTGATATGCCCCAAGCTCCTTTAAGCGATCGCGTCAATGGAGTCCAAGGATTAGCCTGGGGCGCGCATTCCCCCCAAACCCCTACCCATTCCAAACCGGAAGCATTTCTCTCAGACATCATTGCCAAACATGGGGAACATCCCGCATTACATAAAGATTTTGCCAGTATCTTAGATATTCCTGCCCTCCAGGAACTTCAGAAAAAATTAGAAACTGGAATTGAGCGGCGCGGTCAGATTTGCAAAGATTTACTCCAACAAGATAACTGGGATTTTTTCTTAACCATTTTTGGAGAAACCCACTCTGCCGGACATTATTTTTGGCACTTAAGTCAACCGGATCATCCCCTGTATCCCCTAGTGGGGAATCGCTATCCGGGAGACCCGTTGTTAGAGATTTTTGAAGCTATTGATACAGCCATTGGCGAAATTTTAACCGCTGCGCCTGACAATGCCAATGTTGTCGTCTTTGCGGCACATGGCATGGACTTTAACAACATGGACTTGCCGAGTATGGTGTTTTTGCCCGAGTTTCTCTATCGGTGGAATTTCCCCGGAAAAGTGGGATTAGCTGAGGGGAAAATGGGTCAAACGCCGGGGGGACCGCTCGTCGGAGAACGGGCAAAACGGGGCTTTATGGGAACCCTCTGGAGTCTCAAAGGCGATCGCAATCCGTTGCGAGGATTTTTGCGGCGAACCCTCCCCACAAAAATCTTTAGCCGGATTGAACCCCTGTTTGGTTCCGAACCTGAACCGGACTTGATTTCTCCCTTTGAAATGCAGAAAAAAGGCGATCGCTTATTCTTCCAAACCCCCTGCTGGTATCAACCCGCATGGCCCCGCATGAAAGCCTTTGCCCTCCCGAGTTTCTCCGAAGGATATATCCGGATTAACTTAAAAGGACGGGAACCCAATGGAATCGTTGACCCCTCGGAATACGATGCCGTTTGTCAGGAAATTACCGAAAAATTGTATCAACTCAAAGATTCCCGCACCGGGGAAACAATGGTACAAAAAGTAGTTCGGACTCGCCAGACTGCCACCGATTCCGACCCCAAACTACCCGATGCCGACTTAGTGATTATCTGGCAGGATAAATGCGCCAGTGATACCGTAGAAAGTCCCGAAATTGGCCGGATTGGACCCATTCCATTTAATCGTACCGGCAGTCATCGGTCCGATGGCTTTTTAGCCCTCGCAGGGCCAGATATTCAACCCGGTTCTACCTTACCTTTCGGCCATTCCTTAGATTTAGCCCCCACGTTGTTAGCCCTATTAGAGGCACCCATTCCGACCGATTGCGAAGGAAAACCACTGATTAATCAACCCGCAGTGGTGCGCTAA
- a CDS encoding 5-(carboxyamino)imidazole ribonucleotide synthase codes for MSQIDRTEKINRVGVIGGGQLAWMMADAAEALGIDLVVQTPKNSDPAAARASEVILAPIDDAQATAQLAERCDVITFENEFVDLTALGELERQGVRFRPKLSVLAPILDKYEQRCYLRSLGLPVPKFMAFDGTQLPPTRDLPSEKVVMKARRHGYDGQGTAICGSRQTLLATWERWGRPGVLLEEFIPFERELAVMAARNQAGEVVFYPVVETQQEAQVCRRAIAPGDVTPEVKAQVEAIAHRLLSALDVVGIFGIELFLTPQGQVLVNEIAPRTHNSGHLTLNACNTSQFEMHLRAVCDLPLPSPTLNCAGAVMVNLLGYEESEDDYEAKQQQLRAIPGAHLYLYWYGKNQSRPGRKMGHVTAIVQGVSGNALQQQCQELAHQIESIWYPG; via the coding sequence ATGAGCCAGATCGATCGCACTGAAAAAATAAACCGGGTTGGAGTAATAGGCGGGGGTCAACTGGCCTGGATGATGGCGGATGCGGCGGAGGCACTCGGGATCGACCTCGTGGTTCAGACCCCCAAAAATAGCGACCCCGCAGCGGCCCGAGCTTCTGAGGTGATTTTAGCACCGATTGATGATGCCCAGGCTACGGCGCAACTGGCTGAACGCTGCGATGTGATTACGTTTGAAAATGAGTTTGTGGATTTAACTGCGTTAGGGGAGTTAGAACGACAAGGGGTCCGCTTCCGCCCGAAATTGTCGGTTTTAGCGCCAATTTTGGATAAGTATGAACAGCGGTGTTATTTGCGATCGCTGGGGTTGCCAGTTCCCAAATTTATGGCTTTTGATGGGACTCAACTGCCGCCTACCCGGGACCTGCCTTCGGAAAAGGTGGTCATGAAGGCGCGACGTCATGGCTATGATGGTCAGGGAACGGCTATTTGTGGCAGTCGCCAAACCCTCCTCGCCACCTGGGAACGCTGGGGTCGCCCGGGGGTACTCCTGGAAGAATTTATCCCTTTTGAGCGGGAATTAGCGGTCATGGCGGCGCGAAATCAGGCCGGGGAGGTAGTCTTTTATCCGGTGGTGGAAACTCAGCAGGAAGCGCAAGTTTGCCGTCGGGCGATCGCCCCTGGGGATGTCACCCCGGAGGTGAAGGCTCAAGTGGAGGCGATCGCGCACCGTCTATTATCCGCCCTAGATGTTGTCGGCATCTTCGGCATCGAACTATTTTTAACCCCCCAGGGTCAGGTCCTGGTCAATGAAATTGCCCCCCGGACCCACAACAGCGGCCATTTAACCCTCAATGCCTGCAACACCTCTCAGTTTGAAATGCATCTGAGGGCGGTTTGTGATTTACCTTTACCGAGTCCCACCCTCAACTGTGCCGGTGCCGTGATGGTGAATTTGCTGGGATATGAGGAGTCTGAGGACGACTATGAGGCAAAACAGCAGCAACTCAGGGCAATTCCCGGCGCGCATCTCTATCTCTATTGGTATGGCAAGAACCAATCCCGTCCTGGGCGAAAAATGGGTCATGTAACGGCGATCGTCCAGGGAGTATCCGGAAATGCTTTACAGCAGCAGTGTCAGGAACTCGCCCACCAGATTGAATCCATCTGGTATCCAGGGTAG
- the psbP gene encoding photosystem II reaction center PsbP produces MLKRIATIMVVVVSLILSSCTVSAASGLKSHIDSTDGYEFLYPNGWVPVKVNKGPDVVYHDLIETRENVSVVISPVQDGKTLSELGTPSEVGYKLSKNAIAPPGSGREAELINAEQREKGSKTYYLLEYAVKLPTQERHNFASVAISRGKLFTLNVSTSEARSQKMKEQFQTVVDSFSVY; encoded by the coding sequence ATGCTCAAACGAATTGCCACAATTATGGTGGTCGTAGTTAGTCTAATCCTCAGCAGTTGTACTGTTTCCGCAGCCAGTGGACTCAAAAGTCATATCGATAGTACGGATGGATACGAATTCCTGTATCCGAATGGATGGGTGCCGGTGAAGGTGAATAAGGGGCCGGATGTGGTCTATCACGATTTGATAGAAACCCGGGAAAATGTGAGCGTGGTGATTTCTCCCGTCCAAGATGGGAAAACTTTAAGCGAACTGGGGACGCCGAGTGAGGTGGGTTATAAACTCTCCAAAAATGCGATCGCACCACCGGGATCCGGGCGCGAAGCGGAATTAATTAATGCCGAACAGCGAGAAAAGGGTTCAAAGACTTACTATCTGTTAGAATATGCAGTAAAACTTCCCACCCAAGAGCGACATAATTTTGCCAGTGTTGCGATTAGTCGCGGGAAACTCTTTACGTTAAATGTATCAACCTCGGAAGCGCGATCGCAAAAAATGAAAGAGCAGTTTCAAACAGTGGTTGATAGTTTTTCGGTTTACTAA
- a CDS encoding Uma2 family endonuclease, whose translation MTIAAELRSLSVWDYHRMVEVGILAASERVELIEGQLYTMAAHRTAHSAAVTRIDRALSRRLRGRALLRFQDPVQLSDFSEPEPDIAIAHIDPLDYEDHHPTPTEIFWLIEVADSTLRRDRDLKVPVYGRSGIQEYWILDVQERCLYVFREPRQDGYRSEQKLSEQDAIAPLAFPDCIILVGEFLRSATQE comes from the coding sequence ATGACGATCGCCGCTGAACTTCGCTCTCTCAGCGTGTGGGATTATCACCGCATGGTAGAAGTAGGAATTTTGGCAGCTTCGGAGCGGGTGGAATTGATTGAGGGGCAACTTTACACAATGGCAGCGCATAGGACAGCGCATAGTGCGGCAGTTACCCGAATTGATCGGGCTTTGTCGCGACGGTTGAGGGGGCGGGCGCTGCTGCGGTTTCAAGACCCCGTGCAGTTGAGCGATTTTTCTGAACCTGAGCCGGATATTGCGATCGCCCACATTGACCCATTGGACTATGAAGATCATCACCCCACACCAACAGAAATCTTTTGGTTAATAGAGGTCGCCGATAGCACCCTGCGGCGAGACAGAGATCTAAAAGTTCCAGTCTATGGCCGCTCTGGCATTCAAGAGTATTGGATTTTGGATGTGCAGGAACGATGCCTGTATGTGTTTCGAGAACCAAGGCAAGACGGCTATCGCTCGGAACAAAAGCTATCCGAGCAAGATGCGATCGCTCCGCTTGCGTTTCCTGATTGCATCATTTTAGTGGGAGAGTTTTTGCGATCGGCCACTCAAGAATAA
- a CDS encoding nucleoside triphosphate pyrophosphatase, giving the protein MGIPAFVLASISPARLHLLQSAGIEPIVCRSDFDESTVASPDPVTLVNTLAQCKAEAVVAKFRNPGDRTVTLEKTDNPSPVVVLGCDSVLQVDGEIYGKPQTPAEAIQRWQKMRGGVGELYTGHALFDLHSDRHVVRCQMTRVHFANISDRQIENYVATEEPLRCAGCFAIDGRGGLFVEKLEGCHTNVIGLSLPLLRSLLEELGYDVTDFWPDSIYRSL; this is encoded by the coding sequence ATGGGCATTCCTGCATTTGTATTAGCTTCAATTTCTCCGGCGCGTTTGCACCTGTTGCAAAGTGCGGGAATCGAACCGATTGTCTGTCGGAGTGACTTTGATGAATCAACAGTTGCATCACCGGACCCGGTGACTCTGGTGAATACCCTGGCGCAATGTAAGGCAGAAGCGGTGGTAGCTAAGTTTAGGAATCCGGGCGATCGCACCGTCACCCTGGAAAAAACGGACAACCCCTCGCCGGTTGTAGTCTTGGGGTGCGATTCAGTCTTGCAAGTGGATGGGGAAATTTATGGCAAACCGCAAACCCCCGCCGAAGCGATCCAACGATGGCAAAAAATGCGGGGGGGTGTGGGAGAACTTTATACAGGTCATGCCTTGTTTGATTTACACAGCGATCGCCATGTAGTGCGCTGCCAAATGACCCGGGTGCACTTTGCTAATATTAGCGATCGGCAAATCGAAAACTATGTGGCAACAGAAGAACCCCTGCGATGTGCCGGTTGCTTTGCGATCGATGGCCGAGGCGGACTCTTCGTGGAAAAATTGGAGGGATGTCATACCAATGTCATTGGCTTGAGTTTACCCTTATTGCGGAGTCTGCTGGAAGAATTGGGCTATGATGTCACTGACTTCTGGCCCGATTCGATTTATCGGTCCCTGTAA